In a single window of the Gossypium hirsutum isolate 1008001.06 chromosome D02, Gossypium_hirsutum_v2.1, whole genome shotgun sequence genome:
- the LOC107910586 gene encoding transcription factor TGA3 isoform X1 — MSSPSTELTRRMTIYEQLNQISRWGDSFNRGDSPNTGSSTIVEGDVRLENKAGYISCDQVEPSRSDQETNKPIDKTQRRLAQNREAARKSRLRKKAYVQQLESSRLQLAQLEQELERTRQQGIYISSPSDTGYFGLPGTVNSGITAFEMEYGHWVEVQNKQTCELRSALQAHITDIELQILVEHGLNHYCNLFRMKADAAKADVFYLSSGIWRTSAERFFHWIGGFRPSELSNVVMSHIEPLTDQQQLEVCNLRQSSQQAEDALSQGIDKLQQNFSCSVASDLSWGHYRAQMAAATDIIEALEGFVNQADHLREQTLLQMVRILTTHQAARGLLALGDYFNRLRALSSL, encoded by the exons ATGAGCTCTCCATCAACTGAACTTACCAGAAGGATGACAATATACGAGCAACTAAACCAAATAAGCCGGTGGGGAGACTCATTCAATCGTGGTGATAGTCCAAATACAGGATCATCCACAATTGTAGAGGGGGATGTTAGGCTAGAGAACAAG GCTGGATATATTTCTTGTGATCAAGTTGAACCTTCAAGAAGTGATCAAGAAACAAACAAGCCCATTGATAAG ACACAGAGACGTCtggcacaaaatcgagaagctgCTCGTAAAAGTCGTCTACGGAAAAAG GCCTATGTTCAACAATTAGAATCAAGTCGTTTGCAACTAGCTCAACTGGAACAAGAGCTCGAAAGAACTAGGCAGCAG GGTATATACATAAGCAGTCCATCAGATACTGGTTATTTTGGACTGCCTGGAACCGTAAACTCAG GGATTACTGCATTTGAGATGGAATATGGACACTGGGTTGAGGTGCAAAATAAACAGACTTGTGAACTTAGAAGTGCACTCCAGGCACATATCACTGATATAGAGCTACAAATACTGGTAGAACATGGCTTGAATCACTATTGCAATCTGTTCCGTATGAAAGCTGATGCTGCAAAGGCAGATGTCTTTTATTTGAGCTCCGGCATTTGGAGAACTTCAGCTGAGCGTTTCTTCCATTGGATTGGAGGATTCCGACCGTCAGAGCTTTCAAAT GTTGTGATGTCACACATTGAGCCCTTGACTGATCAACAACAGTTGGAGGTTTGTAACCTTAGACAATCTTCTCAGCAAGCTGAAGATGCTCTTTCCCAAGGAATAGATAAACTTCAGCAGAATTTCTCCTGCAGTGTAGCATCTGATTTGAGTTGGGGACACTACAGAGCTCAGATGGCTGCTGCAACTGATATAATAGAAGCCCTTGAGGGCTTTGTAAATCAG GCCGATCACCTTCGGGAACAGACTTTGCTACAGATGGTTCGTATCCTAACAACACACCAAGCAGCTCGAGGTTTACTCGCCTTAGGGGATTACTTCAACCGTCTCCGAGCTCTCAGTTCACTCTGA
- the LOC107910586 gene encoding transcription factor TGA3 isoform X2 — MTIYEQLNQISRWGDSFNRGDSPNTGSSTIVEGDVRLENKAGYISCDQVEPSRSDQETNKPIDKTQRRLAQNREAARKSRLRKKAYVQQLESSRLQLAQLEQELERTRQQGIYISSPSDTGYFGLPGTVNSGITAFEMEYGHWVEVQNKQTCELRSALQAHITDIELQILVEHGLNHYCNLFRMKADAAKADVFYLSSGIWRTSAERFFHWIGGFRPSELSNVVMSHIEPLTDQQQLEVCNLRQSSQQAEDALSQGIDKLQQNFSCSVASDLSWGHYRAQMAAATDIIEALEGFVNQADHLREQTLLQMVRILTTHQAARGLLALGDYFNRLRALSSL; from the exons ATGACAATATACGAGCAACTAAACCAAATAAGCCGGTGGGGAGACTCATTCAATCGTGGTGATAGTCCAAATACAGGATCATCCACAATTGTAGAGGGGGATGTTAGGCTAGAGAACAAG GCTGGATATATTTCTTGTGATCAAGTTGAACCTTCAAGAAGTGATCAAGAAACAAACAAGCCCATTGATAAG ACACAGAGACGTCtggcacaaaatcgagaagctgCTCGTAAAAGTCGTCTACGGAAAAAG GCCTATGTTCAACAATTAGAATCAAGTCGTTTGCAACTAGCTCAACTGGAACAAGAGCTCGAAAGAACTAGGCAGCAG GGTATATACATAAGCAGTCCATCAGATACTGGTTATTTTGGACTGCCTGGAACCGTAAACTCAG GGATTACTGCATTTGAGATGGAATATGGACACTGGGTTGAGGTGCAAAATAAACAGACTTGTGAACTTAGAAGTGCACTCCAGGCACATATCACTGATATAGAGCTACAAATACTGGTAGAACATGGCTTGAATCACTATTGCAATCTGTTCCGTATGAAAGCTGATGCTGCAAAGGCAGATGTCTTTTATTTGAGCTCCGGCATTTGGAGAACTTCAGCTGAGCGTTTCTTCCATTGGATTGGAGGATTCCGACCGTCAGAGCTTTCAAAT GTTGTGATGTCACACATTGAGCCCTTGACTGATCAACAACAGTTGGAGGTTTGTAACCTTAGACAATCTTCTCAGCAAGCTGAAGATGCTCTTTCCCAAGGAATAGATAAACTTCAGCAGAATTTCTCCTGCAGTGTAGCATCTGATTTGAGTTGGGGACACTACAGAGCTCAGATGGCTGCTGCAACTGATATAATAGAAGCCCTTGAGGGCTTTGTAAATCAG GCCGATCACCTTCGGGAACAGACTTTGCTACAGATGGTTCGTATCCTAACAACACACCAAGCAGCTCGAGGTTTACTCGCCTTAGGGGATTACTTCAACCGTCTCCGAGCTCTCAGTTCACTCTGA